Proteins encoded in a region of the Onthophagus taurus isolate NC chromosome 10, IU_Otau_3.0, whole genome shotgun sequence genome:
- the LOC111428265 gene encoding uncharacterized protein, with protein MFEKGLKENFNAANVNRPNTQNGYKTIVSTTFLNLGVQTLIERYNKMNSNDSNPPERPPRKKGSKRLKILISTYIKNGRLKEIANEENYEKERNLKRFESKVKDDGAAFQLRSAKEEKVSMNQIQPNIVKRRINEYNELESLNRQGIDETALKNHPNFNKFTKYFPIDLETFIGEDKSSNDQNLLGNFVEGGIMYERYKNGRKKNLQKDQTQQEHLELVKFYRNLFSKITQIPFVIAVTYCTLFFVIELVSFFYTFYYN; from the exons ATGTTCGAGAaaggtttaaaagaaaactttaacgCCGCGAATGTGAATCGACCAAACACACAAAATGGATACAAAACAATCGTCTCTACGACATTTTTGAATCTTGGAGTGCAAACTTTAATTGAACGTTAcaataaaatgaattcaaaCGATTCAAACCCACCGGAAAGACCTCCGAGGAAAAAGGGAAGTAAACggttaaaaatcttaatttctacttatattaaaaatgggCGTCTTAAAGAAATTGCCAACgaagaaaattacgaaaaggAAAGGAATTTAAAGAGATTTGAAAGCAAAGTTAAGGATGATGGTGCAG CGTTTCAACTGCGTTCAGccaaagaagaaaaagtttcTATGA ATCAAATTCAACCAAACATCGTCAAGAGACGAATAAACGAATACAACgaattagaaagtttaaaTCGACAAGGAATTGATGAAACtgctttaaaaaatcatcccaattttaataaattcaccAAATATTTTCCAATTGATTTAGAAACGTTTATAGGCGAAGATAAATCGTCAAACGATCAGAACTTATTAG gAAATTTCGTGGAAGGTGGAATTATGTACGAAAGATACAAAAATGGCAggaaaaaa aatctCCAAAAAGATCAAACGCAGCAAGAACATCTTGAATTAGtcaaattttatcgaaatttattttcaaaaattacccAAATCCCTTTTGTAATCGCAGTTACTTATTGTACGTTATTTTTTGTCATCGAACTTGTCTCTTTCTTTTACacgttttattataattaa